CATGCTTTTATCGACAGGGCAAGGGTCGACGAAGATTTTAAGTCTCAATTATCTGAGCTTGGGCCACAAGAAATAATTGATTTTGCAACGCAAAGCGGATTTCACTTTTCCGACGAAATCAAAGGTCGGTTTATCAACCGCTGGGCTGGTGTTTACTTCTGTCCACAGGCAATCGAGGTGGGCATTCTTTGCCCTGGGTTAGTCCCGAAAGGATATATAAATCTGATTCACTATGCTCAATCAACCTGCAGTTCGACTGAACTCAAAGAAGAAGAGCATGATTTTAGAGCTGGCAAAAAATACTAAACTTATGCCATTACCAAGCAATTTATACAATGCAATTACTCATAAATCCACTCGTTAATCATTAAAAGGATGCCAACATAGCCTGCTTGCTAAGACCTTTAATTACAGCATGAGTTGTCTTGTCCCAGGTCTTGGAATTAGCTGATTCCGATGAACTGATTGATTCACAAACTCATGAACTAATTGTCCAACAAAAAGCCCCCTCGTGAGAGGGGGCTTTCCGATTCAGTTGACCTGAATCGTTTGTTGATTCCAGATCAACCGATGGCAGGTGCTTGCAGAGCCACAGGTGTGGACTCAATAGCAGCCAGGTCGAGGGGGAAGTTGTGAGCGTTGCGCTCGTGCATGACTTCCATGCCGAGGTTGGCGCGGTTCAGCACATCAGCCCAGGTGTTCAGGACGCGGCCCTGACCATCAAGGACAGACTGGTTGAAGTTGAAACCGTTCAGGTTGAAGGCCATGGTTGACACGCCCATGGACGTGAACCAGATGCCGACAACAGGCCAGGCAGCCAGGAAGAAGTGCAGGCTACGGCTGTTGTTGAACGACGCATATTGGAAGATCAGGCGACCGAAGTAACCGTGGGCAGCCACGATGTTGTAGGTCTCTTCTTCTTGGCCGAACTTGTAGCCGTAGTTCTGGGACTCGCTCTCGGTTGTTTCACGAACCAAGGAGGAGGTCACCAGTGAACCGTGCATGGCGGAGAACAGTGAACCACCGAAGACGCCAGCCACACCAAGCATGTGGAAGGGGTGCATCAGGATGTTGTGCTCGGCCTGGAACACCAACATGAAGTTGAAGGTGCCGGAGATGCCCAGGGGCATGCCGTCAGAGAAGGAACCCTGACCGAAGGGGTAAACCAGGAACACGGCCATGGCTGCAGACAGCGGAGCGCTGTAAGCAACGCAGATCCAGGGGCGCATGCCGAGGCGGTAGGAAAGCTCCCACTGACGCCCCATGTAGGCGGAGATGCCGATGAGGAAGTGGAAGACAACCAGCTGGTAAGGACCGCCGTTGTACAGCCACTCATCAAGAGAAGCAGCTTCCCAGATGGGATAGAAGTGAAGGCCAATGGCGTTCGAGGAGGGAACAACAGCACCAGAGATGATGTTGTTTCCGTAGATCAGAGAGCCAGCAACGGGCTCACGGATGCCGTCGATGTCGACGGGAGGTGCTGCGATAAACGCAATGATGAAGCAGACGGTGGCTGCAAGCAGACAGGGAATCATCAGCACACCGAACCAACCCACATAAATGCGGTTATTGGTGTCGGTGACCCACTGACAGAAATTTTCCCAGCTGCCGCGGCGACCGCTGCGGATTGCAGTAGCCATGAAAGGAAAGAGAACGGATATGAACCAGGCTTCCCAAAGGGTCAGCCGTGATTCGAATCAAGGCTATGGAGATCCTGACTCCTGACCTGGCAATCACATCATTCGAGTCAACTCGCAGCATTCATTCATGACGACTTCATGAAGGCTTCATGAACAAACCTGAAGCAGTTCAGAGCTATCCAGCTGAGTCAACAGGAATCAGGCGGGTGTGCAGCGGTTGCGGTCCTGAATCCATTCACGAGCCTGCTGGGCAAACCCAGCGAGATCGAGCCGCTCCTGCTCTGCAGCCCGCGCCACCAACAGCGGTGCCTGTCGCTTGAGCTCCTCCAGATCGGGCTCAGTGACACCGGCATTGAGGGCCATCCAATCAGCCATGGAAACGCCCACCACACGGGTGAGGTAAGCAGCACTCAATCCCTGCATGGCCCCTGCGGCAATCCAGCTGGCGCCATCAAGCTTGGCCAGCCCGAGTAGCGCCTGGCCACTCAACTCCACAACACCCTGGGCCAGGGCAGCACGGCCCAGCTGCCGGGCCACGACCTGGAGCACCTCGGAACTCCAGGGACAGCTCCAAATCGTGGCCATCTCCTTCACCATCAAGCCATTGCCCACGGCAACAGCCAACAAATCAAGAGAGGGAACAGGTGAAGCGATGACAACCCCAGCCACGATCCACTGACTGCGCTGCAGCAATAGACGGAATCTCTCCCTCCGCAGCGTTTCAAGATCAGCTTGCCAGCACCGATGCAGGTTGCTGAGAAGGCGTTGACGGGTGCCCTGTCGCACCCGTTCCGCACTCAGCAGCTGTTGACGGACCGGCTGGAGCACACCACGCAGTTCGATGGCTGCACCGGACCAAGGGAGCAGGCACTGATGCCATTGCTCAGGCAATTGGCATCGCAAAGCCCCCAGATGGCCTTCAGCAGATCTATCGGCTGAAGAGTGCAGGAGCAGCCAAACCGGACGATCCGCAGGCAGCTGGTCCAACCAGAGCAGGTCCGCAGCTCGCAAGGGCAGAGGCAGCACATGCAGCAGCACATCCAGCTCCTGCAGATCGTCAGGCCAGCACCAGGAAGTGGATGTCACCGGCAACGGCTTGGCCAGGCAGAGATCGAGCGAATTCACTCCAGCCAATGCCTGTTGCAACTCAAGAGTGGCGGGTAGAGCGGATCCCTCAGTCGCCACAACACCGAGACTGATTGGCGCATCGAAGCTTTCGATTCGCCGCAGCTCAGTTTCACGGGGAGAACGCAATCCCTGAAGCCCCAGCGCCACCTCAAGCTCCGCGAACTGATTCAGCACTTCTTCACAGCGCTGAATCCAGCCTTTCAGTGATGCCGGCTCTCTGAAGCTGGGTTGCTTTGGAGGCCTGGACAACCACCACAGACCTGCGGCAGCAGCAGCAACGCCGAGCCCACCCCCAGGAACATGCACCACTTCCGACAGCAGCCACTGACCGGTTCCGATCACGCCGACCGAGAGCAAAACGCGCCGGATCAAACCAGATGTGATGGTTCCATCACCCAACGGCAAGGAGCGGATCAATTGCATCGGAAACGGCACTGGGATCCTCCAGATCTGGCCTTCTTAGCTCACCTCCAGTGATACAGCCCAGAGAATCCGCAGCCTGCAATCGATCAACAAGCTGATCCGGCCTGGCACACACGAAGCCGGCAAGGAGCGTGAGGAGCTGGCATTAGGCGCACGCGAACACGGCCAAGTTGTCTGAAACGGTCAAAGTCACTGCCAGAAGAGCGGTGATGCGTCACACTTGCGCCTGACTCCAGGCCCCAGGCCATGACTGATTCCTACAGCGATTCCCGCCACCAGGGCGGACAGGGTGATAACGGCCGCGATGGCGGTCGAGGAGGCCGCGGTGGACGTGGCCAGGGCAACCGTGAGGGCGGTGGCTTCAGAATCAGGCTGAGTGACAACGAAATGCGCTCTGCACGAGCTCTCCAGGAGGCCTTGAATCTCCGTTCAACCGTTGCCGTGCTGGGCTTCGCAGTGCGCGCACTCGGCCAGATGCTCGAAGAGGGGAAGCTGGAGGAGCTGGTGGCTGCTCAACGGGCCCAAAGCAATCAGGGCAACCGTGGAGGTGGCCGACGTGATGACGACCGTGGCGGACGCCGTGAGGGCCGTGGAGAGGGTGGTCGTGGATCACGACCAGATCCCTTCGCGCGCCCGGCCAAGCCTCAGCCCGCCGCTCCGGAGCCCGAAACTGAAGAGGTTGTTGAAACAGCAACAGCTGCGGAATCGGACTCAACTCCTGAACAACCAGCAGCAGATGACAGTGCCAACCAGGACAGCACAACAGAGGCCTGATTGATGGGGCTGCCTCGTGTTCTTTCGGGCGTCCAGCCGACAGGCGCCCTGCATCTGGGCAACTGGCTAGGTGCGATCCGCAACTGGGTTGATCTGCAAAAGGATCACGACACTTTTTTCTGTGTCGTCGACCTGCATGCCATCACGGTTCCCCACGAACCGAATCAATTGGCCCAAGACACCTTGAGTACGGCAGCGCTGTATCTGGCCTGCGGACTGGATCACGAGCGCTCCACTGTTTTTGTTCAGAGCCAGGTGGCTGCTCACAGCGAGCTCTGCTGGCTGCTGAACTGCGTTACTCCTCTGAATTGGCTGGAAAGGATGATCCAGTTCAAGGAGAAAGCGGTCAAACAAGGCGACAACGTATCCGTGGGGCTGCTCGATTACCCCGTACTGATGGCAGCGGACATCCTTTTATATGACGCTGATCTGGTGCCTGTCGGGGAAGACCAAAAGCAACACCTGGAACTGGCCCGTGACATCGCTCAACAGCGAATCAATGCCCGCTTCGGTCAGGCTGACAATCCCGTACTCAAGGTTCCGAAACCACTGATCCTCAAGGAGGGCGCCAGGGTCATGAGCCTGACCGACGGCCGCAGCAAGATGAGCAAGAGCGATCCCAACGAGGGAAGCCGCATCAGCCTGCTAGATCCACCTGAGCTGATTGCCAAGAAAATCAAACGGGCCAAAACAGACCCTGAGCGTGGACTGGAATTTGACAATCCAGAACGCCCAGAGACCGACAACCTGCTGGGGCTCTACGCCATCCTCAGCGGCAATGGACGTGACGTCGTGGCCAAGGAGTGCGCCGAGATGGGTTGGGGCCAGTTCAAACCCCTACTGGCGGAAGCCACCATTGCCGCTCTTGAGCCGATTCAGGCGCGCTACCGATTGCTGATGGAGGACCGCGGTCAACTGGAGATAGTCCTGCAGAGAGGACGCGAGCGGGCGAGCGCTGTTGCTGACTCCACCGTCAAGCGGACGCGGGAGGCCATGGGGTTCCTCAGCGCCAGCTAATCAATCACGAATCAATTAAAAAGATTCGCTAATACTTAAACCCTGGTGAGAGCATTCAGTCCATGAAAGAGAGCTGAAGCGAGGGGTTGCAAGCCATCAGGCCGGTCTCGCGAGTCCAGTGACGGGATTCGAGTGAGCTTTTCTGCCTAGGCATATCAACGGCAACGCGTCAAGAGAGCCCTTGGTGCCCTCGCCATCAAGCCATGCCATTGACGAAGGTGGCAACTCCTTTGTTCGGAGTCACCTCGGTTGCTGCATCGATTTACCCAACGGATCCAGCCCCTTGCTCAGGCCGCGCCAAAAGTCATCGGTCTTGGCGCTATCAGCATTGGGCTCGGGCTTTCCCTTGGACAGAGCCTGCAGGCTGAGCGCTCCAGCGAACGCAATCAGCAGAACAGCATCGTGGCCGAGGCCCTGAAGCCGCAGCGATCTGCAAACACCACGACGGAGAACATCAGCACGGCGAGCGTCTCGGGCCAACCCGCATCGCATTACGCGATTACTCCTGAGCGTCGCGCACTGCTTAATACCATCCGCTTTGCCGAAGGCACCTGGAAGGATGGTCACGATCTTGGCTACCGCACCCTTTATGGAGGTGGTCAGTTTCAAGACCTCTCACGTCATCCCGAACGTGTTGTCGTCAAGCGATATTCCAGTGCAGCAGCAGGGGCTTATCAGTTCCTGCCAACCACATGGCAGGAAGTGGCTCTCAGACTCGACTTACCGAGCTTTGCTCCTGAGCACCAAGACCAGGCAGCGCTACACCTCGTCAGGAAGCGTGGAGCCTTGGAGGAGATTGATCGCAATGGTCTGACCAAAGCTGCAATGAATCGCCTCGCACCAGAATGGGCTTCCTTTCCAACCCACGCCGGACAAAGCGCGTACGGACAACCCGTCAAAAGCCATGCCGAGCTAGTGGCTTTCTACGTAACCAACCTGAGTCAGCTGCGCCAAGGAGCTTGATAACAAGCCCTCAATGATTCACGGCTGTACTGAAAGCAGCCAAAACAACTCAGGCCATAAGCTCATGAAGAGGCCCGCGACACTCGTGCGGAGAGAGCCCAAACTTCCATGACCAATTGATGCCAAGGAGCCATCGCCTTCATCGAGAC
Above is a window of Synechococcus sp. BIOS-U3-1 DNA encoding:
- a CDS encoding Nif11-like leader peptide family natural product precursor, encoding MSKSALHAFIDRARVDEDFKSQLSELGPQEIIDFATQSGFHFSDEIKGRFINRWAGVYFCPQAIEVGILCPGLVPKGYINLIHYAQSTCSSTELKEEEHDFRAGKKY
- the psbA gene encoding photosystem II q(b) protein gives rise to the protein MATAIRSGRRGSWENFCQWVTDTNNRIYVGWFGVLMIPCLLAATVCFIIAFIAAPPVDIDGIREPVAGSLIYGNNIISGAVVPSSNAIGLHFYPIWEAASLDEWLYNGGPYQLVVFHFLIGISAYMGRQWELSYRLGMRPWICVAYSAPLSAAMAVFLVYPFGQGSFSDGMPLGISGTFNFMLVFQAEHNILMHPFHMLGVAGVFGGSLFSAMHGSLVTSSLVRETTESESQNYGYKFGQEEETYNIVAAHGYFGRLIFQYASFNNSRSLHFFLAAWPVVGIWFTSMGVSTMAFNLNGFNFNQSVLDGQGRVLNTWADVLNRANLGMEVMHERNAHNFPLDLAAIESTPVALQAPAIG
- a CDS encoding YcjF family protein, yielding MQLIRSLPLGDGTITSGLIRRVLLSVGVIGTGQWLLSEVVHVPGGGLGVAAAAAGLWWLSRPPKQPSFREPASLKGWIQRCEEVLNQFAELEVALGLQGLRSPRETELRRIESFDAPISLGVVATEGSALPATLELQQALAGVNSLDLCLAKPLPVTSTSWCWPDDLQELDVLLHVLPLPLRAADLLWLDQLPADRPVWLLLHSSADRSAEGHLGALRCQLPEQWHQCLLPWSGAAIELRGVLQPVRQQLLSAERVRQGTRQRLLSNLHRCWQADLETLRRERFRLLLQRSQWIVAGVVIASPVPSLDLLAVAVGNGLMVKEMATIWSCPWSSEVLQVVARQLGRAALAQGVVELSGQALLGLAKLDGASWIAAGAMQGLSAAYLTRVVGVSMADWMALNAGVTEPDLEELKRQAPLLVARAAEQERLDLAGFAQQAREWIQDRNRCTPA
- the trpS gene encoding tryptophan--tRNA ligase, producing MGLPRVLSGVQPTGALHLGNWLGAIRNWVDLQKDHDTFFCVVDLHAITVPHEPNQLAQDTLSTAALYLACGLDHERSTVFVQSQVAAHSELCWLLNCVTPLNWLERMIQFKEKAVKQGDNVSVGLLDYPVLMAADILLYDADLVPVGEDQKQHLELARDIAQQRINARFGQADNPVLKVPKPLILKEGARVMSLTDGRSKMSKSDPNEGSRISLLDPPELIAKKIKRAKTDPERGLEFDNPERPETDNLLGLYAILSGNGRDVVAKECAEMGWGQFKPLLAEATIAALEPIQARYRLLMEDRGQLEIVLQRGRERASAVADSTVKRTREAMGFLSAS
- a CDS encoding glycoside hydrolase family 24 protein; protein product: MLHRFTQRIQPLAQAAPKVIGLGAISIGLGLSLGQSLQAERSSERNQQNSIVAEALKPQRSANTTTENISTASVSGQPASHYAITPERRALLNTIRFAEGTWKDGHDLGYRTLYGGGQFQDLSRHPERVVVKRYSSAAAGAYQFLPTTWQEVALRLDLPSFAPEHQDQAALHLVRKRGALEEIDRNGLTKAAMNRLAPEWASFPTHAGQSAYGQPVKSHAELVAFYVTNLSQLRQGA